One window from the genome of Chloroflexota bacterium encodes:
- the aroC gene encoding chorismate synthase — protein sequence MDNTLGKIFTLTSFGESHGDCMGVVVDGCPAGLPIGEADIQQEVERRRPGATGTTERWEPDKVEIISGVYDGRTTGAPVCMLTWNRDIDSGVYRKNRFALRPGHADYTAFVKYGGFNDFRGGGRFSGRITLAYVMAGAIARKLIGRLGIDVFAHTVDIGGIKAPAQALTEIKERARENPLWCADREAAEKMTRLIEQTKREKDSLGGTIEGVALNVPAGLGEPVFNNFDGELAKALFAIPAVKGVEYGAGFAVAGMKGSENNDLYDIKDGKIVTGTNNAGGVLGGISTGMPVIVRVAVKPTASIARSQETVDIQKMAKTSLTVMGRHDTCIVPRAVPAVEAMMAVTICDFVLQAGLVPRVLS from the coding sequence ATGGATAACACTCTGGGCAAGATTTTCACCCTCACCAGCTTCGGTGAGAGCCACGGCGACTGCATGGGAGTGGTGGTTGACGGCTGTCCTGCCGGTCTCCCCATCGGCGAAGCGGATATCCAGCAGGAGGTGGAGAGGCGGCGACCCGGCGCCACCGGCACCACGGAGCGGTGGGAGCCGGACAAAGTGGAAATCATCTCCGGCGTCTATGACGGACGTACCACCGGCGCGCCTGTCTGCATGCTCACCTGGAACAGGGATATCGATTCCGGAGTTTACAGGAAAAATCGATTTGCCCTGCGTCCCGGCCATGCCGATTATACCGCCTTTGTAAAGTACGGAGGATTTAACGATTTCCGCGGCGGGGGCCGGTTTTCGGGGAGGATAACTTTAGCCTACGTCATGGCTGGAGCAATCGCCAGGAAGCTAATCGGTCGCCTAGGCATCGATGTCTTTGCCCATACCGTTGACATTGGCGGTATCAAAGCTCCCGCGCAGGCATTGACCGAAATTAAAGAAAGAGCCAGAGAAAACCCGCTGTGGTGCGCTGACCGGGAAGCTGCTGAGAAGATGACGCGCTTAATCGAACAGACAAAGCGGGAGAAAGACAGCCTGGGCGGGACTATCGAGGGCGTTGCCCTCAACGTGCCGGCGGGACTGGGCGAGCCGGTCTTCAATAATTTTGATGGTGAGCTGGCTAAAGCCCTGTTCGCCATTCCGGCGGTCAAAGGGGTGGAGTACGGTGCCGGCTTTGCCGTCGCGGGCATGAAAGGTTCGGAAAATAATGACCTTTATGACATCAAGGATGGAAAAATCGTTACCGGGACCAACAACGCTGGCGGGGTGCTGGGTGGCATCAGCACCGGTATGCCGGTAATCGTCAGGGTTGCTGTCAAGCCGACCGCCTCCATCGCCAGAAGTCAGGAAACGGTGGATATCCAGAAGATGGCCAAGACCAGCCTCACGGTAATGGGTCGACATGATACCTGTATCGTCCCTAGGGCGGTGCCGGCGGTGGAGGCGATGATGGCGGTGACCATATGCGACTTTGTCCTGCAGGCAGGACTTGTGCCGAGGGTGTTGTCATGA
- the pheA gene encoding prephenate dehydratase, producing the protein MNLEELRKQIDDVDARIIELIGERIHIAEEIGRGKRAKGSSIEDREREKKVLENVKRLAQEKDIDISTEDLGNIYERIISACKNKEGVTVAFQGEVGAYSEEAAFQIFGTSIEIRPRETLEEVFKSMEEEGVQFGVIPVENSLEGSISRSYDLMLESPLRVCGETEVRVIHCLIASPDANLDTVKKVYSHPQALGQCRSFLKHLNAVLIPSYDTAGSVKMIKEQGLTDSAAIASARAAEIYGMKVIAREIEDTPNNFTRFFTLARKDSPPSGNDKTSIVFSTKDRPGALHEVLGELSRHNINLSKLESRPTRQKPWQYNFYLDFEGHREDDAAREALQNVEKLSIFLKVLGSYPKAKRRPVGE; encoded by the coding sequence ATGAACCTTGAAGAGTTAAGAAAGCAGATTGATGATGTTGATGCCAGAATCATCGAGCTCATCGGTGAGCGGATACACATTGCCGAGGAGATAGGCAGGGGCAAGCGGGCAAAGGGCAGCTCAATTGAGGACCGGGAGCGAGAGAAGAAGGTCCTGGAGAATGTAAAACGCCTCGCTCAGGAGAAGGATATCGACATCAGCACGGAAGACCTGGGGAATATCTATGAGCGCATCATCTCTGCCTGTAAGAATAAAGAGGGCGTTACGGTTGCCTTTCAGGGTGAGGTGGGCGCCTACAGCGAGGAAGCCGCCTTTCAAATCTTCGGCACGTCGATAGAAATCCGGCCCCGTGAGACGCTGGAAGAGGTCTTCAAGTCGATGGAGGAGGAAGGGGTGCAATTCGGCGTGATACCGGTGGAAAACTCGCTGGAAGGGAGCATCAGCCGTTCTTATGACCTCATGCTTGAATCCCCTCTCCGCGTATGCGGCGAGACTGAAGTGAGGGTAATCCACTGCCTTATCGCCAGCCCTGATGCCAATCTGGATACGGTGAAGAAGGTCTACTCTCATCCTCAGGCGCTGGGACAGTGCCGCAGTTTTCTGAAACACCTGAATGCCGTCCTGATTCCCAGCTATGACACCGCGGGAAGCGTCAAGATGATCAAGGAACAGGGATTAACGGACAGCGCCGCCATCGCCAGTGCCCGGGCCGCGGAAATATATGGCATGAAGGTCATCGCCAGAGAGATAGAGGACACCCCTAACAATTTCACCCGATTCTTCACCCTGGCCAGAAAAGACTCACCACCAAGCGGGAATGACAAGACCTCGATTGTTTTTTCGACGAAGGACCGACCCGGTGCGCTCCATGAAGTTCTCGGTGAGCTATCCCGCCACAATATAAACCTGAGCAAGCTGGAATCCAGACCAACGCGGCAAAAGCCCTGGCAGTACAACTTCTATCTCGATTTCGAAGGTCACCGTGAGGACGATGCCGCCCGCGAAGCACTTCAGAATGTAGAGAAACTATCGATTTTTCTCAAGGTACTGGGTTCGTATCCGAAGGCAAAAAGACGGCCGGTAGGTGAATAG
- the aroA gene encoding 3-phosphoshikimate 1-carboxyvinyltransferase, with protein sequence MKVTVEKSNIKGKVIAPPSKSYTIRGLMCAALAHGQSQILNPLYADDTDAAARVLDDIGVRVERTEDLWRIDGSELRQPEADLYCGDSAATLRFMTAICSIVPGRCRLTAGASLAKRPVESLVKALQRLGVDCSSNGGVAPVVVNGGRLKGGETELPGDVSSQFVSALLLVSPLAEEGIHIRLTTPLESKPYVEMTLDCMEKFGVKVEFSKKMDDFYTVKQTYQPARYEVEGDWSSASYFLALGALSNGVEIENLNPESLQSDRAMLEFLSQMGADVNVSPNAIRVKGSKLKALHVDLSDSIDLLPTLAVLAAVAEGTSELEGIDRARIKESNRVSAVREGLERMEVKVAEEKDRMLITGSNLKSAVIDSHDDHRIAMAFSILGTLAGNTIINNAECVKKTFPQFWDILRNIGGRLEING encoded by the coding sequence TCCAAGAGCTACACGATAAGAGGCCTGATGTGTGCGGCGCTGGCTCACGGGCAGAGCCAGATATTGAACCCTTTATACGCGGACGATACGGACGCTGCCGCCAGGGTGCTGGACGATATCGGTGTGCGCGTGGAGCGGACGGAAGACCTCTGGCGAATCGATGGCAGCGAGCTTCGCCAGCCGGAGGCAGACCTCTATTGCGGCGATTCGGCAGCGACGCTGCGGTTCATGACGGCCATCTGCTCGATAGTCCCGGGGAGGTGTCGTTTGACGGCGGGCGCTTCGCTGGCCAAGAGGCCGGTCGAATCGCTGGTGAAGGCGCTGCAGCGATTGGGTGTGGACTGCTCGTCAAATGGCGGCGTGGCACCGGTGGTGGTAAACGGGGGGAGGTTAAAGGGTGGGGAGACCGAGCTGCCCGGCGATGTCAGCTCACAGTTCGTCTCAGCGCTGCTGCTGGTCTCGCCGCTTGCCGAGGAAGGGATACACATCAGGCTGACCACGCCTCTGGAATCAAAGCCCTACGTTGAGATGACCCTCGACTGCATGGAGAAATTCGGCGTAAAGGTGGAATTTTCCAAAAAGATGGACGATTTCTATACGGTAAAACAAACATATCAACCGGCAAGATATGAAGTGGAAGGGGACTGGTCGTCGGCTTCTTACTTCCTGGCGCTGGGCGCTCTTTCAAACGGAGTGGAGATCGAAAATTTGAATCCGGAAAGCCTGCAGAGCGACAGGGCTATGCTGGAATTCCTGAGCCAGATGGGCGCGGATGTGAATGTATCGCCAAACGCAATCAGGGTAAAAGGTTCAAAGCTGAAAGCGCTGCATGTTGATTTGTCCGACAGCATCGACCTTCTGCCCACGCTGGCTGTTCTGGCGGCGGTGGCCGAGGGAACGAGCGAGCTGGAGGGCATCGATAGGGCGAGGATAAAGGAATCGAACCGCGTTTCCGCCGTCCGGGAGGGGCTGGAAAGGATGGAGGTGAAGGTTGCCGAGGAAAAGGACCGAATGCTCATCACGGGCTCAAACCTGAAGAGCGCGGTCATTGACAGCCACGATGACCACCGTATCGCCATGGCCTTCAGCATCCTGGGCACACTTGCGGGGAACACCATCATAAATAATGCGGAGTGCGTTAAGAAGACATTTCCGCAATTCTGGGATATACTAAGAAACATTGGGGGAAGACTGGAGATAAATGGATAA